The genomic window GGTCGCAGGTTCGATTCCTCTGGGTGCTGTGTAGGGTGCTGGATGTTTTATCCCGTACTGTAAGAATTGTAGATGACGTAGATGGAGATTTTTTGGTGGAATCTCAATGGGCTTTAGCAAAGTAGAGCACAAGGTCATTTAATAGTGAAAGTATGAGCCATCAGGACATGCCCTTTAAGTATTGAAAATGGGGTTTCTACCCATCCCCCACTCTGACTGTGCATATCTTCCATAGACCACTATTTATTATCTCTATATACCCttacaaatataataatataacaattTTATCAATGTACAGTGGAACATCCTTCTTCACTATTTTCACTATATTCGCTTGCTGTTATTTTGATTAAATATTCTAGTTTGCGGTAAGAAACTAAAATCTGTAAAGACTTAAAGTGGTTTTCTACCAACAATGGTGCTTACCTATCGGCAGGATCAGCGGGGCCCCTACTAATAACAGGAATGGGGGGTCCAATGTCCCCATGCTGGAACTAACAGTAGGATATATGTATAGCCACTCCATTCCACCTCCACTCTTTATGTGCCCTGATGAAGGTAGCCCAGCCATGGTTATCAGGCCATAGAGTTAAATGGAAGGCAGTGCAGGATAGGTGATGAGGTTCTAATGATTGTTGGGGTCCCAGTTGGACCCCTACAATCAGACAGTCATCACCTATGCTGTGCTACCCTACTACTCTATGGCCTGATAGATGAGTATATAGCTAGGCAATCTTCATCGTGTTGAATGAAGAGGAGGTGCGTACGTCCTATCACCACTTCTTTTAACCAGGACACCTATTCACATCATCGGGTTAGTGATGGGGGTCCCATTACTCATATAGCTGATAATAGTGTATACTGTAGCTCTGATGTGATACATGTCTTGTCTTCCAGCTCGGTGACCTATACCATGAGCGGGCTACTACGTAAGACTCTGACTTTCGCAACGCAAGTGTGTCGGACTACAATACCGCAGAACGTGGACATTAAGCACAGGCTCTATACAGGGTCCGGGGTTATACCTGCTGTACGTACATTCACCCTAAACCCTCAGGATGGCACATCTGCGTCTCCATTCAGACAGATTATCTCCTGCTCAAAATGCTGGAGCCGCCACCGGGTCACACCAAAGACTTTGTATATGTGTAGATCATATTCACAGACTGTCACGGGAGCGGCCACCAAGAGACCCCTGAAGTCATCCCGAACCAAGCAGCCCTCCAGATCCAACCTGCCTTCTCTATCAAGGACTGAGGTAACGGAGCACAGTATAGTCCACGGTCCTGGAAACAGTCGAGAAACTTGTCGGACCTGAAAAAGGGGGCTCCCTCCGGGAAAAATTTGATGCACATGTGATGTGTCAGCGGGTCGCCATGCCCCAAATCTTTCTCAGAACATCTTTACTTTCAACTGTAACATTATTCTACATGCACATAGTATGAGAGAGCAGGGAGCCAACAGCTCCCTGCTTCATCATTTACTTTCATGCAGCCTATGGGATGACGGGTGCCATTACTGAGTGGAGGACACTAGAGGGGGCTCTAATGCTGCAGTTCAATTAAGTAGCAtcaatctatattataaaataatcctgatatcttgtacTTTTCATTCCCACCAGTAGGGCTAAAACTatgcttcctgttctgtctgtgatgataagtaggagactgctgtaaagttatctgtacagcattgcagcaaaatGTGATGCCAGTAGATATAGCAGCTCCGTGTGGAATcgcctcttcaaaggtcacagagcatgctcagtaatgttttacattcttcTCAAGAGGAGAGACTCTGTATATTGTCGTCAATgtccttgctgtaaagcatgttactaaatgctgttaagagcaggatggcagctcccataacaatgtacgtaaagtgaaataaaaattcagaaaatagaaacagattaaaataaaagaacaagttttaataTCTGATTCGagtcggtaaaaaaaaaaaatttaggtaCAACACTCCCTTTAAGGAGGGTACTGCTACTGTGACTTCTGTCGACACTACTGAGGGCACTGCTTCTATGAAACACTAAGGATGGCATTGTTACCATGTGGTACATTGAGGGAAGCAGCTCACTCTTCAGGGACAAGTCATGGCggtctgggccagatgaagaagaaaagtgAAAGAGAATGGCTCTGATCAGGTGAAGACGTCACATGTAGTgactttagtaactgcactgtaatcacttctatcagGTCTACAGGTCGCTTATTACAGGGTCTATTATACCCTGTAATGTAGTACTGGTATGTGACCACCATATGGGCATAATGGTTCTATCGGTCTTGTTCTCTTAAATTATGGATAGGATTGTATCAAGGCATGTATCTCTGGGTAACAAGCAACATGGCCGCCATGCAGCCCCCCAATCATAATTCTGCCTGGTTATGTCGCGCTATAGATTTAGGAGATAGGTTGCTGCATAACCTACTAAAGGATTGCCTGCCATATTGCCTGGCACCCGGCTCTCCTGGAACTAGCTGTAATGTATGCTGTGTACAGGTCATTGTAGTTGTCACTTTCTCCTTACCTCCTCCGCTGCTTGTACCTCACAGGATCTGATGCAGTGCACGGCCTTTGCAACAGCGGATGAATTTCACCTGGGCACGCTGTGTCATGATCTGGCGTCACATGGGTACAATGAGCTGCCAAGTTTACCTCGGGGTAAGTCATTGACTAGTGTTATGTAATTCTTGTGTTACCTGCCATTGTTGGGACACAGTATAATAAAACATATAGGCAAATACCTTTGTATACATTTGTATGAGCTTTTATCAGTCGGGGAGACTGTCTTGGAGGTGGGGAGATTCAAGCTTTGTGCCCCCTGCCCTGACACTGCCCATTACAGAAAAAACAATTAATTCTTTGCAATCTGCTAtctactgcctgttgttaggctcaaTCTGTATCTAGTAACAGAGACATCAAGACAGAACGCAGAAGGTAGGATGGGGCTTAGcaagtgctatgtgcaggagagagaacCTGTACTGCGTGAGTTCATGCTGTGTCCTTGAAGGTTAAATCAATGCTTCCCTTTCATCTGTGACCACCTATAAAGTTCAGTACGCATTGTATTTAGCGACGAGCTGTACTGTAATTACTGTATTATTGCTCATCTCTTACAGATGCTTCCAATGTGTTACTAGTAGGGGTGGAGAACGTCTCTAAGGAGTATGATTCTGGAGTGATATTTTTCTTCAGGTAATTGATATCAGCCTGGATAGATTGGAAAGATTTTTACAAAACCCTTtcaattaaaaggggttatccagaaaaaaaacccaacatTTCTATGTATTCtattagagttaaaggggtattccactcaagcataacttttgatatgttgctgacgatagtgagactaacaattccttccatacttattatctattcagtctccttcccccagttctcagctgctgctttctgctgaagacacaaaaatctgtgtgtcagCTTTTCCctctgcaaaacaagagtccgtggagcctcatttgcgagtctcaaaacacaggatagccagatatctctagcctgttggctagagggagggggaaggagggggagaattGTTGGTCTTACTATGGGCAagaacatgtcaaaaattatgTTTAAGTCGAATACCCCCCAGGATTTCCTCTCTTGGCCTAAGTGGATAGCAACCACAAAGAGCATCTTTTGCTCTGGAAGACTTATCCTGACCTATGTTACACAGTagtaatgctttatttcccctgtgggggcgctacagggaaactgaacacttactgAAATGAATTGTCATCTATAGTGGTGCTACAATTGTTTGGCTGCTGGAGTCAGAGGAGACggcttcacacatacagtatatatatatatatatatatatatatatatatatatatatatatatatatatatatatatatatatatatatacctcataagAGCCATGAAAAGCAGGTTGTGGCCCCTTTAAGTATTGGCAGAACTATTTTCTAGATCAGACTAGAACTTGACGACTCATGATTTGTTACAATAGAGTGTGACTATCTGATTTTCTCCAGTCTCTTTCAACACCATTTTAACTGCAGCCGGTCAGAGTCCTGTCTTTGAATGTCAGCCTGACAGGGCGTCAGGGCAGCCGCGTACGGTATGTGTGACCAGGATAAGGGTCTAGGTCAGTAAGTGGACTAAAAGATTCTAGTACACACTTTTTTTCATTCCATAATGAAAAATCAGTTCACTTTGATGATAGTTTTAATTAGACATCTTCTATTGTTTTGACAGTTGCTATAAATTCATGAgtctccatggcaacagactacaagCAAACCTTATGTAGTCTGGTCCTCCTATGACATTACCATCAATCTTTTCAATCTAATTCTTTATAACCTATTAAAtcttaggatcctattagaccaagcgttttttttttaattattgcctccgattaacgataaacaatggcAAAAGTGCTTTTGAGAACGACCTAAAACTATTCGCCtgaacgatcataataacgaacTAACGATGTGTAAAAACACTGAATGATTAAccatgattttatggtcagctcaaaagatgcaacaaacgacatacgaacaaattTTTGTTAGTCGTTCGAGCGATGCCTGCATGCACATTGAAAGATTGTCGCTTAAATTCGGACGTTAAAACaattttttcgcacaataatctttctgtgttaggccccgttcccactgagcaaagctagcggaattccgcgacggaattgtccgccgcggaatgccgttagcctcccgctcataatgggactctatgggaggcgcgcgctcctgccctgtccgcgctgaagaatgaacatgttcattcttcagcgcggacagagcagcagcgcgcgcctcccatagagtcccattatgagcgggaggctaacggcattccgcggcggacaattccgtcgcggaattccgctagctttgctcagtgggaacggggcctaataaggcccttaaaggagaagtctggctgggaaaaaaatatatatatattacgggCAAAGGGTGGGGAGggaataaaaaacaagttatagtCATCTGACCCCACGCAGAGCCCCGTCCTGCTCCTTGACCCcgccggctgtcttctgagcttccAGCCAGCTACGTCACGACAAAACTGATGgatgcccagccaatcagttactggggcgggacaccactgccgtcactgattggttgagcgggctaaATTTCACCTGTCTGTGATGTGGAACCCAAGTTGCGACGTACTCGAAACGGGGGAGAAAATGCAGAGTAGGCTCCTGGAGTGGtaagcaaaaaatgttttttatcccCACTCCCTGTCTTCCccgtgagacttctcctttaagtagacaTAGGAAACTCAAGAAAGGACAAATGACTGCAGAATCTGACTactcagggtttgtttgtagtctgttaccatggagatgtaTAGAAATTGCACAGGAGCTGTAGAAAGCAGAAGTATAGTAAACGGTCTTATGGTATATAAGTAGATagatatttaaaaatcttccagtacatatcagctgctgcatgtcttacatgaagtggtgtattatctccagccttacacagtgctctttgctgccacctctgtccatgtcaggaactgtccacagcaggagaggttttctatggggatttgttcctgacatggacaggggtggcagcagagagcactgtgtcagactggagagaatactccacttcctacagaacatgcagcagctgataagtactaaaagactggagattttttaaatagaagtaaattacaaatctatataactttctgaaaccagttgatttgaaagaaataattttttcgctagagtacccctATCTGAAGGGATAGATGATGGCTTCGTGCGTCACCCCCACAAGGCATGAAATCTCAAACCCCTATATATAAAGATGTGTTATACCCATCTGTGTTGTTCACTATAACCCTCTTCTTCCTACAGGGAAGGAGTAGTTGTTTTTTGGAACATAGAAGAAAGCAGCGTAAGTACATTCACTTCCTTTTTTCTAGGTTTTCCCATTATCGCATTCTCTCGCATACAACTGTAGCAAACTCTCAGCTGTATTAGGTATTAGGGCTCATAGGCTTGTCCAAGATTAGGAacaaaaaacagctccacccctgtactcaggctgtatgtggtattacaactcagtagAGAAGGGAGAAGAGTGGCGCCCAAAGTGTAATATCAAGTGATGTCACTTTTTCTTGTCTAAACTTCTTTGTTCCAGATGAAACAAGTGATGAAGATTCTGGAGCGGCATGAAATCCAGCCGTACGAGGTGGCGCTGGTCCACTGGGAGAATGAGGAGATAAACTACAGCTTTGCAGAGTAAGCTTTGTTTCTGTAagccagggatgaggaaccttcggccctccagctgttgcaaaactacaattcccatcatgcctggacagccgaagctaaagcttcggctgtccaggcatgatgggaattgtagttttgcaacagctggagggccgaaggttcccaatccctgctgTAAGCGCTCAAAGACTTGGCTGCTACTAGTCagagtatatagaagaatatgttatatagtatatagttataGGACGTCTTTGTGTTTTTTAGTGGCCACACCAGACTGGTGAAGGGAGAGATAGTGCTGGACTCCGAGCTGGAGGCCGATGATCTCATTCTACAGAAGTTTGCCTTCTCCAATGCCCTGTCCCTGTCCGGTAAGTTCTATCTTATTGCATCTAATTCTATCATGGCTAGGATATGTgatcagcaactgtccagagcaggagaggttttctatggggattggctcctgctctggacagttcctgacatggacagaggtggcagcagagagcactgtgtcagactggaaagaatacaccacttcctgcaggacatacagcagctgataagtactggaagaccggtgatttttttaaaaaattgaagttatttacaaatcaacataactttctgacaactggtggttttatttaaattattacaAATGGCTGCTTATCACCGTaggtaatggtccgtttacacagagcgataatttgcccaattgatcgtttaacgattttgaagcaacgatttggtttttataatgatcagcgtttagacaaataaatcgttagaaaagtcgttattgcgatcgtttttaagatcccttaagcccatctcacacatagggggaatctttaaaagactgtttacacgaagcgatctgcgaatttttatcaaacgaccaacgacgatttgagaacatggtgaaagatcacaatgaacaatttctcgctcgtcgcttgattgttcactgtgtttacacggaacgattatcactcaaatgcgattgttgttgcgaaaattcaaacgataatcgttccgtgtaaacgcaccataaacagGTGCAGTTTACAATGATAAATTTAAAGATCtatcttctttctatctatcttctatctatctatctatctatctatctatctatctatctatctatctatctattatctatctcctatctatctatctatctatctcctatctatctatctatctattatctatctatctcctatctatctatctcctatctatctatctatctatctatctatctatctatctattatctatctcctatctatctatctatctatctcctatctatctatctatctatctcctatctatctcctatctatctatctatctatctatctacctatctatctcctatctatctatctatctatctatctatctatctatctatctatctatctatcatatggaTGTGTTTTGCAGTGAAGCTGGCGATGTGGGAGTCCACTCTGGATACCTTTGTTGAGTCTATCCAGTCCATTCCTGAGGTAAGTTTGCTGGTGATTACATGATTATTCCCCCCCAGCTGATGCGTTGTGTATCTTGCACAATATTATTACATGGGACTACTCTTATAGAATGCCGCAGTATGTGACCTTTCATCTCTATCTGCTTGTAACGTCTATTATATTACCATTTCAGATGCTGAAGGCCAGGAGGAGGCTGAAGCTGTCCCATGATGACGTCATGCAGAAAATCGGGGAGCTGTTTGCGCTCAGGTATCAGAACCGGATCTAAACCTAATAAATATTATAAAAGGAATGAGCCAAGGATTTATATAGATAACTATGACAGTGTAGCCGCATTATAGCACAGTATGGCGGCGTTATCTATGTTGTGATCCTTCTTTTCCAGACATCGTATAAACCTGAGCTCGGACCTCCTCCTGACCCCAGATTTCTACTGGGACAGAGAAAACCTTGAGCACCTCTACGATAAAACCTGTCAGTTCCTCAGCATAAACCGCAGAGTCAAGGTgaaattattattaaaggggtagtacaaccaattatttttttttttttaaatcaagtggtgccagaaagtaccagagatttgtaatttacttctgtttaaaaatctagaggcttctagtacttatcagctgctgcatgtcctgcaggaagtggtgtcttctttccagtgctctctgctgccatctctgtccatgtcaggaactgtccagagcaggagaggttttctatggggatttgctgctgctctggacagttcctgacatggacagaggtggcagcagagagcactgtgtcagaatacaccccttcctgcaggataaacagcagctgataagtactgggatagaagtaaattgcaaatctctgacactttctggcaccagttgatttgaaagaattttttgggagggagtgaactacccctttaaagtgacagtgcccatttaaaagtCTTCTATTTGCTAGTACATGACAACACGGGGACATGACAGAAATGGTTTTATTTCAATATATTTCAGGTGATCAATGAAAaactgcagcactgtacagaaCTGACGGATCTGATGCGGAATCACCTGAATGAGAAGCACGGCCTGCGACTGGAATGGATGATCGTCATACTTATCACCATTGAGGTAAGGGGTCCGGGCCTACGAACCGTCCAATAACTATAGGGACAATTGTTTGTTCAGCTAAGATCATGCATACTCGGTTTTACTGAGTGTccatgtgttctcaatggggaGAGGAGTAAGCTGCCGCCAGACTCCTTTGGTGACTGCTTATGTTCTGTGAGAATAGTCCATAAACATACAATCAAATCAGTAGGTCTGGCCAACTTTGAGGGGGCACCAATCCCATACACATTGGGGGGGGCCATACACACAttaggggggggatttatcaaacattgtgtaaagtgaaactggctcagttgcccctagcaaccaatcagattccacctttcattttccaaagagtctgtgaggaataaaaggtggaatctgattggttgctaggggcaacagccagtttcactttacctcatgtttcataaatttccctcatggtgtaaagtgaaactggctcagttgcccctagcaatcaatcagattccacctttcattttccaaagagtctgtgaggaatgaaagatggaatctgattggttgctaggggcaactgagctagtttcactttacaccatgtttgataaatctccccctagatgaATATAGGCAGAATCTGTCCGTTTTAGCGGAACCAGACCCCATGTCatgtgcctgggggggggggggtgtcccaaCTATCTTCTTATGGCAAATGTCAGCTAGTTAGATTTAGTTGCCTTATCTTCTCCCTATTGAGAACTCTCATGCACTTTCGGCTGAGCTGAGCATGTACGTGTATGGAGGGGGCTGTAAGGAATAGCGGCCAGCAGACAAACCTATCTAAGGCAGCGATGAAGCAACCTCcggccttccagctgtggcaaaactacaattcccatcatgcctggacagccaaagcgaagctttggctgtccaggcatgatgggaattatagttttggaaCAGGTTGAAGGCCGAAGTAGCCCATGGAAGTATCCACATGGTGGCTTATGTAACTGGGCCTTAAAGGGTTGATAGTCCAGTCACTGTTTGTAAGCCATTGGTCACAGCATCAAACCTGCACAATACTAGAGCTCAAGCAACTCAGTATTACTATTCCGAACACTGATTATAATGTGTACTGCGCTCCAGAATAAGTCAGTGCTACTCTCCACTCCTTGAATTATTATACCTTACATACATTTTATGTTTTTCAGGTGCTGTTTGAGCTTGGACGAGTCATTTTCTGATGGCTGGAGCTCAGGACATGAGGGTGGTCCCATCATGACAAAGGGCGACTGGGTAGCTTACAGTCCACCAAGAGAAAGTTGAAGGAAACTACCGTGTATGACACTGGGGGGCTGCCTCGTAACCATCTACAGAGCACATTTACGCTGCCAATTGTGACTACTGACTGAAAGAGAGAAAACCGCATCCATTGAGCAGTTCAATCAGTTTAAATTAACTGGGGtcaatacagatttgtaaataccttctgtttaaaaatctcaattcttccagtacttatcagctgctgtatgtcctgcaggaagtggtgtatttttctccagtcttacacagtgctctctgctgccacctctgtccatttcaggaactgtccagagcagtagcaaatccctatagaaatcctctcctgctctggacagttcctgacatggacagaagtggcagcagagagcacatgataacaaaaaaaaaataatgaatgtaaattgcaaatttgctttatgtcacatttactgttggtttagattttgaaagttaaaactacagtgacactttaatcaatCAGCAACAAAACACCCTCCCCTtcccttgattctaatggagctggatcacagatgggagggggtttcgtcacagtAGGAACCGCCTCCAATGCTCTGAGCCGGGCTGGTGCTCGGGAAATGACTGGCGTCATGCATGGGGACCTGAGGGGAAATTcgcaattcaaaaaaaggaccgcgccatGGGGtactccaataaaaaaaaaaattgaatcattaaatcaactggtgtcagaaacttatacggatttgtaaattatttttataaaaaaaaaattctattcttccagtacttatcagctgctgtatgtcctgcaggaagtggtgtattctttccagtttgacacagtgctctctgctgccacctccgtccatgtcaggaactgtccagaacagtagcaaatccccatagaaaaccagttcctgacatggacagaggtggcagcagagagcactgtttcagactggaaagcatacaccactttctgcaggacatacagcaactgataagtactgaaagactggaggtttttttaatagaagtaatttacaaacctgtataactttctgacactaggtgatttaaaaaaaaattctccagagtacccctttaagtgaaggtAACGCCTATGATAAACAAAGGGGtagagttatgctgcgtttacacggaacgattatcgtgtgaatttgcacgataacgatcgaattcgaacgataatcgtacgtgtaaacgcagcgaacga from Dendropsophus ebraccatus isolate aDenEbr1 chromosome 1, aDenEbr1.pat, whole genome shotgun sequence includes these protein-coding regions:
- the RMND1 gene encoding required for meiotic nuclear division protein 1 homolog, whose protein sequence is MSGLLRKTLTFATQVCRTTIPQNVDIKHRLYTGSGVIPAVRTFTLNPQDGTSASPFRQIISCSKCWSRHRVTPKTLYMCRSYSQTVTGAATKRPLKSSRTKQPSRSNLPSLSRTEDLMQCTAFATADEFHLGTLCHDLASHGYNELPSLPRDASNVLLVGVENVSKEYDSGVIFFFREGVVVFWNIEESSMKQVMKILERHEIQPYEVALVHWENEEINYSFADGHTRLVKGEIVLDSELEADDLILQKFAFSNALSLSVKLAMWESTLDTFVESIQSIPEMLKARRRLKLSHDDVMQKIGELFALRHRINLSSDLLLTPDFYWDRENLEHLYDKTCQFLSINRRVKVINEKLQHCTELTDLMRNHLNEKHGLRLEWMIVILITIEVLFELGRVIF